The Saccharopolyspora gregorii genomic interval CTAGGCTGGAGTCGATCTCCTCGGGGAAGAGGCGCGCCGCGACCGGACCGCGCCGAACCACCGACCCGCGCGACGTCCCCGTCGAGTACCGCCCGACATCCGCGCCGCCGAGGAGAGCCGCCCATGGCCGCTGAGCCCTTCGCCCAGGCCGCCATCGTGATCACCGGGATCCAGGCCGCAGGCAAGTCCACGGTGGCGCAGCTGCTCGCCGAACGGCTGCCGAACTCGGTGCACCTGCGCGGCGACCTGTTCCGCCGCATGATCATCAACGGGCGGGTGGACATGGCGCCCGACGCCACCGACGAGGCGCAGCGGCAACTGCGGCTGCGCCACCGGCTCACCGCCCAGTCCTGCGACCAGTACACCGCCGCCGGGTTCACCGTCATCACCCAGGACGTCGTGCTCGGCGAACACCTCCCCGAACTCGCGGCCACCATCCGCACCCGGCCGCTGTACCTGGTGGTGCTCGCGCCGAGCCCGGAGGAGATCGGGGCACGGGAAGCAGCGCGCGGGAAGGTCGCCTACGACGAGTGGTCCGTCCGAGCGCTCGACGCGGTGCTGCGCGACGAGACGCCCCGCCTCGGCCTGTGGCTCGACACCTCCGAGCAGGCCCCCGAGGAGACCGTCGAGGACATCCTCACCCGAGCGCCCGAAGCAGCGCTCTAGCGCAGCCGAATCGCCCCGCACCGCGACCACGACTCGCTACGATCCGATCAAACGTGATCAACCGGAGGGGCACATGGCGGGCGGGGAGGGAGGATTCGCCGCAGCGGCGGAAGGGCTGAACCAAGTCCGATCGCAGACGCAGTGGATCAACCAGCAGGTGGGAACGGGGAAACTCGCACTCGACCCGGAAGTGGCGGAACGGGCGGCGAAGAGGGTTGAGGAGGAGATCGGGGAGTTGGCGAAGCTGCTCATGGACGCCGACCAACTCGGCCACGTCGTCGGGCTGGGGAACTACCCGGATGGCCAACAACTCGCTCGGCGGTTCATCGACAAGGCGACCGATCCGAACTCCGGTGCGATTGCACTGGTGAAAGAACTCCAGCAAGTTCTCCGAGAGCAGGCACAAGCCTTCCGCTCCGCGGCGAAGGACTACCGTGCCACCGACGATCAGATCGCCGAAGACATGCAAAGAGGTATCCAGTGACCCGACGTTCCCGCCGGCTCATCACCACCGCCGCCTGCGCCGGACTCCTGAGCCTGTCCGGCTGCGCACTCGGCGGCGAGGAATCGCCCGCACCGCAGCCGAAACCGACCGGGCTTCGCGACTTCGATCCCTGCACGTTCCTCACCGCCGACGACCTCAAGACGGCAGGTGTCGCCGAACCGGGCGAACAGGTCGAGAACTTCTCGTT includes:
- a CDS encoding AAA family ATPase; translation: MAAEPFAQAAIVITGIQAAGKSTVAQLLAERLPNSVHLRGDLFRRMIINGRVDMAPDATDEAQRQLRLRHRLTAQSCDQYTAAGFTVITQDVVLGEHLPELAATIRTRPLYLVVLAPSPEEIGAREAARGKVAYDEWSVRALDAVLRDETPRLGLWLDTSEQAPEETVEDILTRAPEAAL